The DNA window CAGCTCCTGCAGCGCATGAAGGCCGACCTGCCGCACTCGGCCCAGGCCATCCCGCACGGCCTGCCGCCGGCCCACGGGATGCAGCAGCCCGGCCAGCACGGCATGCATCCTCACCAGGTGCCGCCGCCGCCGGCCGGGGCAGCGACGCGGCTGCCACAGCCGGCGTACCCGCAGGCGACCTCGAGGTTCAATGGTCGATAGCGAAGCCAGCGCGGGATACCAGATCCCACGCTATCGGGCGTCGGACGACGTGTGCTGGCACCACGTCCTCCACGGCAACATCCCGAACCACCAGATCGACTTCATGTACGGGCCGGAGGTGCCGCAAGGGACGCTCACGCCCACGCACTTCAGCCACATGACGCGGCTGATGAAGTACATCGAGCCGCAGACGCATGCGTCCCACGCTTTCGCAATCGGCAACCTGTCGCGTGACGACACGCAGCACGAGCCGGGTCACGGGGCGCTGGGGATCATCTTCGGGATGCGCATCGGTGGGACGACCGATCACGCAGGGCGGCAGAACCCGCCGTTCGCGCACGGGATCCTGACCGTGGACCGGGAGCTGGTGTACTCGACGGTGCTGGAGGCCGCGGCGACGTTCTACCGGCACGTGATGTACGCCGGCGAGGCGCAGTCGACGACGAGCGACTTCTACAAGGCCTACATCCGGACGATGGTCGAGAACCCTGCCGAGATCGGGCAGGTGCTGTCGCGCTACGTGGCCGACTTCAACGATCTGCCGCGGCTGCGCCGGAGCCCGCTGGGCTTCGACTTCGAGGCCGACGAGGAGGCGACGCCGAAGCGGGTGGTGATCGTGCACCCGCACGGGGAGTCGTTCGGGACCATCGCGCACGCGGCGGCGAAGATCGCGTCGATCCTGTACCGCTCGAACATCAAGTGGACGTCGATCTCGACGGGGCGGGAAGCGGACATCCCGGGCGGGGTGTCGATCCGGTTCTACTCGGAGTCCGACGTGAGCACCGAGGAGCGGCGGGTGGGCACCCTGCACCAGCTCGAGGAGCTGCCGGAAGACGAGGCGGAGATCGCGCGGCAGCTCTTCCACGCACGGCCGCAGGGCGGTGGTGAGACGAACCGGCGCTACGTGGGGTGGCGCGAGAAGTTCGCGTCCCAGGCGGTGCCCGAAGAGGCCCCTGGGCCGAGCGCGTCGTTCCGGCGATCGCCGATGGGGAGCCTGTCCGAGGCGGAGGGGCGGCACGAGCGTCCGGAGGGCCGGTTCGAGCGGCACGAGGCGCGTGAAGGGCGTGGGGAGCCGCCGCGGGCGGCGAAGTTCACGGACACGGGGCCCGAGGGGATGCCGCGCGCGCCTGGCCTGGAGCGGGGTGAGCGCGGGATGCCGCCGAGGGATCTGGGGTCGACCGCGTCGAAGGCGTCGAAGCCGCCGTCTGCCGGGGGGGCGCGCGAGAAGAACGGGCGGCCCATCACGGCGAGCGGGGCGTTGCCGGCCGTGTCGAGCACGACGAAGCCCGTGGCCAAGACGGTCGCGCTGGATGACGAGCCGACGCAGGTGCAGGAGTGGCGCGATGCGAGCTCCTCGGGGATGAAGGGGCGCGTCGCAGGGAGAGGGGCCGGGGACGAAGACATCGAGATCACGGTGGAGCCGCCCGCGGGCTCCTCGAAGAAGTGGGTGTGGATGGTGATCGGCGCCGTGGCCGTCGCAGCAGGCGCCGCCGCGGTGATGGGGGGGGTGCCCGGGAAGGTACCGGGGCTGGGTTCGCTGGGCGGGGGGACGCAGCCGGAGCTGACGCCACCGACGCCGACGCAAGATCCGGGGGCGGGGGAAGAGAAGGCGCCGACGCAGGAGGCGCAGCAAGGGCAAGAGCCGCAGGGGGCGCAAGCGCCAGGCTCACCCGACAAGAACTCGCCCGACAGCACGACGAACGCTGCTGCGACGACGACGTCCGGCACCGAATCGCCTCCCGGAAGCACGACCGGCACGACCAATTCAAACAAGAAGACCGTCCGGCAGGGGGGAGCGAAGGGCGCCACGAACAAGGGCTCCACGGGGACCAACAAGGCTGGGACGACGTCAAAAGAACCCGATGCCCCGAAGACCCCGAGCATCTTCGATCAAGAACTCAAACTGACGCCCAAGTAGGGCGCGCCGGCATGACCCATCCTTCCTCCAGCCCCGGCGGCTACGTTCGCGCGGATCTCGACGCGGCGCTGCCTCGCTTCAGCGGTTTTCGTTTGCTCGGTCGTGGTGGCGAAGGCGCCGTGTTCATCGCCTTCGACTGGACCCGCAAGGAAGACGTCGCGCTGAAGCTCATGCGCGCGGGCGAAGACCCGACGCTCTGGGAACGGTTCGAGCGCGAGTACGCCATCCTCGCGACGTCACGCGCGGCGAACCTGGTGCAGGTCTTCGCGTCCGGTCACGGGCAGATCCGGGTGCAAGACGGCTCGGTGCAGCACCACTTCTGGTACACGATGGAGATCTGCGAGACGACGCTCCGGAAGGTGTACCGGGGGATGAACCTGGAGCAGCGCGTCGATCTGATGCGGCAGATGTTCGATGGGCTGGCCTATCTGCACGCGAAGAACGTGGCCCACCGCGACATCAAGCCGGCCAACCTGTTCCTCGTGAAGGGCACGCAGCTCAAGATCGGGGACTTCGGTCTGGCGACGGTGACGAAGGTGCCGACGTCGAGCACCGGGATGGTCTCGGGGAGCCCGCCGTACCTGGCGCCAGAGCGGTGGCTCGGAGATCAAGCGTCCGACTGGAGGCCCAGCGATCAGTACGCGGCCGGCGTGACGGCGTTCGAGCTGCTGAGCTGTGGGTCGCCTCCGCTCGATTTCAATGTGGGGACGATGCAGGCGCACCTGTCCGGGGCCGTCAATCGGCTGGTGATTCCAGAGTTGCCGCGACAAGGGCTGTTCGCGGTGAACGCGGTGCTGCGGCGGATGCTGGCGAAGCGACCCGAGGATCGCTACCCGGATCTGGCCGAGTGCAAGCGGGAGCTGGACGCGGCGCTGGCGCAGGACGCAGTGACGGGCCTGGTGCGGCGGTAGCAAGACGGGCAGCGCGAAAAGCGGCGCGGTGAGGGAAAGCCGCGAGCTGCCTGACAGGCCACGTGAGGGGCAGCGAGGCCAGCGGAAGGCGACGCGAGGGGGGCCTCGCGGTCGAGCCACGTGCGGACGTCGCCAGGCTTCAGTAGCGGAAGGTCTGGGTGACCTGGGGGAGCTCGCCCGAGAAGGGGGCGACGCGGGCGCGCTTGAAAAGGGCGGCGAGGCAGGTCGCCATCGGGGTGGTGCCCAGGGTGCCTGGGAGGCTGGGCGCGGCGGAGAGTGCCTTGCCGCTGCGATCGAAGGAGACGTAGACGGTGCCAGTCCCCGACGGGTGGTTGGCCGTGTTGCAGCGGGATGCCTGGGCGGCGAGGGCCTGGACCTGGGATTGCGCTGCGGCGCGGTCGAAGGGAGGCGCAGTCTCCTTGGTGGGCGCGGGCGCGAGCGCGGGCTGCTTCACGTGGTGCCGAACGTCGTTGCGCTTCGCGTTGCCAGGAGGTCTGGGCTGGACGTCGTTCGAGGTAGAGGGTGAGGCCGGGGGGGTGAGCCCGTCCGGCGGTGGTGCCAGCGGGTCGGAGGGGGAGGCCGCGTCGGGTGGCGCCGAGGGCGATGGGGCGGTGTCGGGTGTCTCGCTGGGAGGCTCGAGCGCCACGCGCGCGGTGGTGGGCGTGGTCGTGGGCTCTCCGGTCGCGTCATCCGAACTCTGCGAAGGGACGGGCGCTCGGAAAAGGGGGAGGAGAAGGATGGCCGCGGCGACGAGGATGGCCGTCACGACGGCGATGGCCGGGACGAGGAGGGGGGAGCGCGCACGCCTTCCTCGGGTCGAGATGGCCACGGCCGAGCGGGCGGTGATGTCAGCGGCCACGGAGGGCGAGAGCGAGGGCTGAGCAGCGTCCTGAGGCGGGGCGTCCCGATGAGAGGCCGTCGGTGGTCGGTTGGCTGCGTGCGCGAGCGGAGCCGTCTGCGCGAGTGGAGCCGTCTGCGCGAGTGGAGCCGTCTGCGCGAGTGGAGCCGTCTGCGCGAGCGCCGGTGAGCCAGGTGTCGCACGGGGGGATTCGCCGTGGCCGTGCGAGGCAGCAGCGGGCGGCGAGAGCACGTGGGAGGGGGCGATGGGGCGCGCACCACCAGCAGCGGGTTGCGATGCGGAGGTGGGCGCGGGGGCCCAGGGCTGGGGTGTTCGTGAAGCTCGGTCGGGCGCAGTGGGTGAGGTGCCCAGTGAGGGCGCGGTCCCCGGGGTCGAGGGGCGTCCCGAGGGAGCAAAGCCTGGGGTCGAGGGGCGACCGGAGGGGGGGAAGCTCGGTCCGGAGGAGGGGAGCCCAGGAGCGGAGGCTGGAGCCGGCTGGGCGAAGGAGGGAGACGAGGGGTCTGCGCTGGCGAAGCCTTCGAGGAGGGACGCAAGCTCCGCTGCGGAGGCGGGGCGCGAGGCGGGGTCGCGCTGCAAGCAGGCGCGGACGAGGGCAGCGAGGGCCGGGTCGAGGCCACGGACGAGGGCGGCAATGTCCGGTGGCGGGCGGGTGAGGATGCCGGTGAGGAGGGTCTCGACGTTGCCCTGGAAGGGGCGGGCGCCCGCGAGCATCTCGTAGAGGACGACGCCGAGGGACCAGAGGTCGGTGCGGGCGTCGAGGGTGGCAGCAGCGCGGATCTGCTCGGGGCTCATGTACGCGGGGGAGCCGAGGACGACGCCGGTGGCGGTCTTGTGGACGTCGTTGCCAGCCGCGAGCTTGCTGATGCCGAAGTCGAGGAGTTTGACGGTGTAGCCCTGGACGTGCTCGTTGACGCTGAGGAAGACGTTCGAGGGCTTGAGGTCGCGGTGGATGACCTGCATGCGGTGCGCAGCGGCGAGGCCGCGGGCGATGTCACCGGCGATGCGGGCGGCCTCGGTGGGGTCGAGGCGGCGTTTGCGGGCAAGGAGGGCGGTGAGGGTCTCGCCCTGGAGCAGCTCCATGACGAGGAAGGGTTCGCCGCGCTCGGTGAGCTCGGCGTCGTAGAGGGAGATGACGTTGCGGTGCTGGATCTGGCCGCAGATGCGGGCCTCCTGGAGGAGGCGGGCGCGGAGGTCCTGGTCCGGCTGGAGGAGGAGCTTGAGGGCGACTTCGCGGTGGGTGCGTTCGTGCCGGGCCGCCCAGACGGCGCCCATGCCGCCCTCGGCGACGACGCGGAGGAGGCGGTACTTGCCAGCCAGGAGCGCGCCAGGGGTGAGGCTGGGGTCGTAAGGGCTGGTCATCCGGCGGGCGTGCTGCGAGCGAAGGGGGCGGGGCTGAAAGCCGGGGCCCGGTGATGAGGGGGAGCATACTGCCGGAGGGGGGGCGGAGGGGGGTGATTTGGTGGGGAGGGGGAGAGGAGAGGGCGGGAGGGCGGGAGGGCGGGAGGGAGGGGAGAGGGGGAGAGAGCGAGAGATGGGGAGGGAGGAATGGGGCCGGGGGTTTCGCTGGGGGTCAGGAGGTTGCCGCGGGGTACATCACGCCGGCTTCGGCTTGCTGAGCTGAATTGAGCGAGCCTTCGGGTTGGAGGAGGGCGCAGGGCGCTTCAGCAAGGCGCATCAGCAACCAGAGCGGAGAGGGTGCGTCACGAAGGGGGGTGATCTGGCACGGCCGTCTTCAAGGGCGGCAGCAGAGTTTTCTGGGGGTGGCGGTCGGGGTGGAGGCAGCAGGCATGCAGGTCCCCGAAGGCGCATGAGGCTTGATGGAGGCAGCGAATGAGATGGTCGTGAGCTGCGTCTGGGAGCACTGCGCCGTCGCGGGGATGGACTGCGATGGTCCGCTGCAATCCTCCGTGCCGTATGCGATGAATTCGTTTGGGCATGTGACGGCGCTGGCATTGCAGTCGCAACCGCAGGCGGCAGCTCTTGTCTCTGGGCTGTCGGGGCCATCCTGCTCCGCAAGGAGGTGGACGTTCCGCTCGTGGTCGTACTCCACCGGGCAGTCGTCGGACTCGGCCACGAGCAGGCATCCGTGTTCGCGGGGGATGCAAGCGCCTCCAGAGGCGCATGCTTTCGGTTCGTCGAGCTGGCAGGCACGAGGAGCGGGTGCGTTCAGCCTTGCAGTGCAGTGGGGAGTGACAGTGCCTCGGGTATGAATCGGCGGGTTCAGAGCGGTTACCTCCACGCAGGAGACGATTGCTGAAAACGCGATCTCAGCAACGCTGTTCGTACAGTTGGCTGCGCTGCTCGAGATGTACCCCGTGACTTCACAGCTCGACTCACAACCGCACTGCGTGCAGTCCAGCAGGTCACCCAGAGCGGAGGTTCCCTCTCCGCAAGAGCTTCCCACGGTCACGTAGACGGCATTCGCGGGAGCGACGGCGCACACCTCGTCAGCGTCACACTGCGTCAGACCGCCGCCGCCCGTCGTGGAGGGAGCGATGCTCGCGCCAGCACCGCCTTCGCCAGGTGGTGAATCTGAGTTTGAGAATTCATCGAGTCCAAGAATCAGGCCACAAGAAGCAAGGAGCCACGCGGTGATGATCGAGAACACGACGCGGGCAGGATGCACGGCATGACCACGGAGCATGGGGGTATCTTCCCGCGTTCACGTCACGGTGCCTTGCAGAAGATGGATTGCCGCTCTCAGATCCGAGGTCACTCCTCACACCGGACACCAACATCTTCGTCTCGTTTCGAGACGGCAATCCGGGATGCACTGAACGTTCAGGGGTTGGTCTCGAAGCGTGGGACGCTCACAGGGGTGCGTCGTCGCTGGCGAGCAGGGCGCAGGCGTGGGCGGCGAGGCGCGGCTCGTCGAGGGCCTCGTCGTAGACCGCGGCATAGTGCAGCACGCCCTGGAAAGAAGCGCCCAGGAGTGCATTGCCGAGGACCAGCACATCGGCACCATTCAGGCTGAGCTGCTCGTTCGCTGATGGCGGCGTCACGCTCGCTTCGCCGGGTACAGGATTGCCGTTCACATACAGCCTCACTCTGTCCAGCTCAGGCGCGTTCGTTTCTACCACCAGGTGCACCACCTGACGGGTGGACAGGTCCACGATCCATTGCCCTGCCAGTGCACCGTTTCTGCTGGGGGTGTGCTGATTCCAGTACGCTCCGAGGTGTCCCGGAGGGAGGAATCCTCCCGCGACCAAGGAGAAACGATCGATCTTGTCGTGATTGATGTCACGCGTATGAAGCCCGACCAGACGGGATGGCTCATCGACGTTCAGGAAGCCCTGTGCGCGCATCACCAGTTCGACCGTGAACGATTGGTTGCCGTTCAGCCGGCTGAAGACTTTCCCACCACCGATCGCTGCCTCTACGCGCGCGTCACGACCCGGGTTCTGGCTCCACGCCAAGCCCAACTGGCCGGGGGTGCCGTCGAGTTGTGGGTCTGTGTCCCCCATCGAGGTTGTCGCTGCGACGGTCAGGTTCAGGGGATCCAGCGCGGAATCCTTCACAGAAGCGGGCACCGAACCGGCTGCGCCGTCGGACGCGTCGATGAAGTACCGCACCAGAACGCCCCCATCCTCCAGCCCGTCTCCGCAGGCGCTGCCACCATTCCCCCCCTGCCCCCCTCCGCCCGAAACTCCTCCTCCGGGCCCTCCGCTAGGCCCCTGGCTCGTCGACGTCGTTCCCCCGGTGCCCGATATCGAAGAAGACGCGGCCTCTATCTCCAGGTCTGCGAGTCCCGTGAGCTGAGCACAGGCGGCCAGTCCTATGGAGGCCACACCAGTTGCGAGCATCAGGGCATATCGGATGGACATTGGTACTCCCGTGCGGAAATCTCGAACGCAGAGGTTCAGACTGCGGAGTCACGGAGCCAGGTCATCATCGTCCAGCAGGAGCAAGGATGCGTTGCGCTCGATCTCCTCGGCTGAAAGGTTCGTTGTATAGATTGCGCTGTAGTAGAGCAGGCCCTGGAATGAACGCATTCCCGAACTCCGGTTGCCAAGCGCATACCTCGGATCGTTGGAGAGATTCAGCGTGGTTCCGAGAGCAGGCACTGTCGGCGAGCCGTTGTTGCTCGCAGAAACCTGCACACCATTACGGTAAAGCTTGATGCGGTCAGCCGGCATGGGTGCGTCGGTGTCGACGACCACATGGAGCACACACCGTTCGTGAACCAGCGGCTCCCAGCTCGCCGCGAGCTGGTTGTTCCAGTAGAAGCGAAGGTTCTGCGGGGGCAAGAACCGGAGATCGAGCTGGCCAAAGCCGCCTCCCATGCCGAGGGAGGTGATTGCCGAGCCCTCGGACACATCGCCACCTGCAATCGAGAGAACGACCTCCACGGTGAGCTGCTTCGCCCCCAGCAGTTGGTCCTCGACCTTGGTCGTTCCCACCGAAGCCACACCACGACCTGCGGAGTTGACCAAGGCCCAGAACAACCCGCGATGTCCGTCGACCTCGGCAGCCGTCACCGTCCCTCCCACGACGTTGAGGTTCACCGGAGTTCCCTCTGGGGAAGAGTCCCTCAACGAGGACAGGGGCGTTTCGGGTTCGTCATCGAGAAAGTAGCGGGTCAACAGCGCCCGGGTCACGAGAGCCTGCGTCGCGCTAGCGTCAGCGCCATCGCAGTCTTCATCAATGCCGTTGCTGTAGATCTCGGCGGCGGGGGTTATTTCGCCAAGACAGTCCGCGATCCATTGTCCGGAAACATCGCAAAATGCCTTTCCGGGCTGACAGATGCCAATGCCTTCAGTCTCAGGTGCTGCGCTATAGCAGGACCGATCCTCGCCTGGACGGCAGACACCGCCCCCTCCGCTTCCTCCTGTAGCCCCCGCCTCGCCAGTGCCAGCAGAGCCACCGGGGCCGTTGGAATTCCCTGAGTCCTCCTCCCCGTTCGACGTCATCGTCACGAAAACGAGTCCGGAGAAGACGGCGGACAACAAGACCGTGGGCATTGACATGGGAACTCCTGAGCGCTCGGCAAGATCGAACACGGTTGGTTGGCGCGAAGGAAATCAGCCTTCAGGGGGTGCGTCGTCGCTGGCGAGCAGGGCGCAGGCGTGGGCGGCGAGGCGCGGCTCGTCGAGGGCCTCGTCGTAGACCGCGGCGTAGTGCAGCACGCCCTGGAAGGAAGCCCCTCCAACAAAAGCGTTACCAAGGACCAGCGCGTCGCTCGCCTGGAGGCTGAGCGGCTCGTTCGCTGATGGCGGTGTCACGCCCGCCACACCGGCTTCGCCAGGCACATGGCTGCCGTTCACATACAACCTCACCCGCTCCACCTCAGGCGCGCTCGTCTCCACCACCAAGTGCACCACCTGGCGGGTGGATAGGTCCACCGCCCACTGGCCCGCCCGGTCGTCCTCTTCGCTGGGGGTCTGCTGATTCCAGTACGCTCCGAGACGCCCTGAAGGGATCGAGCCTCCCGCGACCAAGGAGAAGCGATCGATTCTATTTACAGCGTCGCTCGCATGAAGCCCAAATAGCCGAGAGGGATGTGCAACAGCAGCCGAAAACCCCTGTGCGCGCAATACCAGCTCCACCGTGAGCGCTTGCTTGCCGTTCAGTTGGCCGAAGACTTTCCCGCTGCCGATCGCTGCCAAGGCACGCCCATCACCGTTAGGGGGCTGGCTCCACGCCAGACCACCGTGCGGAAAGACGCCTTCGCGACGCGGGTCCGGAGACCCCGGCGCCACATCCAGGTCCAGGGCGGGTGTCACCGCATCCGGCACCTTCTCCGGCACCGAACCGGCAGCGCCATCCGACGCATTGATGAAGTAACGCACCACCACGCCCCCATCCTCCAGTCCGTCTCCGCACGCGCCTCCAGCACTCCCCCCCTGCCCTCCTCCGCCCGGACCTCCTCCTCCGGGCCCTCCTCCGGGGCCCTGGCTCGTCGACGTCGTCCCCCCGGGGCCCGATGTCGAAGAAGACGCGGCCTCTATCTCCAAGTCTGCGAGTCCCGTGAGCTGAGCACAGGCCGCCGGTCCTACGGAAACCACGCCAGTTGCGAGCATCAAGACATATCGGATGGACATCTGTACTCCCGTGCTGAGGCTTCGAGCCGTAGAGGTTCTGCTCGCGGCGTTACGGAGTCACGTCGTCATTGTCCAACAGCACCAAGGGAGGCATTGCCTGCCAGGCAGGAGCGCGCCAGCGAGGCGTTGAAAGGTGCAAGACTGGCCATCGAGCCGTCGGGGCTCACGGGGGTGCGTCGTCGCTGGCGAGCAGGGCGCAGGCGTGGGCGGCGATGCGCGGCTCGTCCAGGGCCTCGTCATAGACCGCCGCGTAGTACAGCACCCCCTGGAAGGAAGACCCTCCTGAGGCCGCGTTGCCAAGGACCAGCTCGTCGTTCGCTTGGAGGCTGAGCTGCTCATTCGCGGACGGTGGCGTCAGACCCGCCACACCGGCTTCGCCAGGCACATGGCTGCCGTTCACATACAGCCTCACCCTCTCCAACTGAGGCGCGCTCGTCTCCACCACCAGATGCACCACTTGGCGGGTGGATAGGTCTACCGTCCACTGGCCCGCCAGGTCAC is part of the Chondromyces crocatus genome and encodes:
- a CDS encoding LamG-like jellyroll fold domain-containing protein; translated protein: MVVRYFINASDGAAGSVPEKVPDAVTPALDLDVAPGSPDPRREGVFPHGGLAWSQPPNGDGRALAAIGSGKVFGQLNGKQALTVELVLRAQGFSAAVAHPSRLFGLHASDAVNRIDRFSLVAGGSIPSGRLGAYWNQQTPSEEDDRAGQWAVDLSTRQVVHLVVETSAPEVERVRLYVNGSHVPGEAGVAGVTPPSANEPLSLQASDALVLGNAFVGGASFQGVLHYAAVYDEALDEPRLAAHACALLASDDAPPEG
- a CDS encoding LamG-like jellyroll fold domain-containing protein; translation: MSMPTVLLSAVFSGLVFVTMTSNGEEDSGNSNGPGGSAGTGEAGATGGSGGGGVCRPGEDRSCYSAAPETEGIGICQPGKAFCDVSGQWIADCLGEITPAAEIYSNGIDEDCDGADASATQALVTRALLTRYFLDDEPETPLSSLRDSSPEGTPVNLNVVGGTVTAAEVDGHRGLFWALVNSAGRGVASVGTTKVEDQLLGAKQLTVEVVLSIAGGDVSEGSAITSLGMGGGFGQLDLRFLPPQNLRFYWNNQLAASWEPLVHERCVLHVVVDTDAPMPADRIKLYRNGVQVSASNNGSPTVPALGTTLNLSNDPRYALGNRSSGMRSFQGLLYYSAIYTTNLSAEEIERNASLLLLDDDDLAP
- a CDS encoding serine/threonine-protein kinase, whose translation is MTHPSSSPGGYVRADLDAALPRFSGFRLLGRGGEGAVFIAFDWTRKEDVALKLMRAGEDPTLWERFEREYAILATSRAANLVQVFASGHGQIRVQDGSVQHHFWYTMEICETTLRKVYRGMNLEQRVDLMRQMFDGLAYLHAKNVAHRDIKPANLFLVKGTQLKIGDFGLATVTKVPTSSTGMVSGSPPYLAPERWLGDQASDWRPSDQYAAGVTAFELLSCGSPPLDFNVGTMQAHLSGAVNRLVIPELPRQGLFAVNAVLRRMLAKRPEDRYPDLAECKRELDAALAQDAVTGLVRR
- a CDS encoding serine/threonine-protein kinase; protein product: MTSPYDPSLTPGALLAGKYRLLRVVAEGGMGAVWAARHERTHREVALKLLLQPDQDLRARLLQEARICGQIQHRNVISLYDAELTERGEPFLVMELLQGETLTALLARKRRLDPTEAARIAGDIARGLAAAHRMQVIHRDLKPSNVFLSVNEHVQGYTVKLLDFGISKLAAGNDVHKTATGVVLGSPAYMSPEQIRAAATLDARTDLWSLGVVLYEMLAGARPFQGNVETLLTGILTRPPPDIAALVRGLDPALAALVRACLQRDPASRPASAAELASLLEGFASADPSSPSFAQPAPASAPGLPSSGPSFPPSGRPSTPGFAPSGRPSTPGTAPSLGTSPTAPDRASRTPQPWAPAPTSASQPAAGGARPIAPSHVLSPPAAASHGHGESPRATPGSPALAQTAPLAQTAPLAQTAPLAQTAPLAHAANRPPTASHRDAPPQDAAQPSLSPSVAADITARSAVAISTRGRRARSPLLVPAIAVVTAILVAAAILLLPLFRAPVPSQSSDDATGEPTTTPTTARVALEPPSETPDTAPSPSAPPDAASPSDPLAPPPDGLTPPASPSTSNDVQPRPPGNAKRNDVRHHVKQPALAPAPTKETAPPFDRAAAQSQVQALAAQASRCNTANHPSGTGTVYVSFDRSGKALSAAPSLPGTLGTTPMATCLAALFKRARVAPFSGELPQVTQTFRY